A stretch of Treponema vincentii F0403 DNA encodes these proteins:
- a CDS encoding formylglycine-generating enzyme family protein, with translation MAYSNSNSACTAAMDGYPADKIYSVDGIRFTMKSIAAVTGGLVRYSNEFNIDRKYAIDLSAYRIGETLVTQELWQAVMGNNPSFFDGTGGKKKSGLKEVDTAPAIGEEQPKRPVENVNWYQAVAFCNKLSIKLGQEPCYTVFKDEKPIDFKTLAVEEVPTKEDTDWDDAVLDMNKNGFRLPTEAEWTWAAQGGTKFKWAGIGTKRKLKNYAWYEKNSNGITHEVKKKLPNGYGLYDMSGNVWEWCWDYYNYIPNPLPKNYAGRSSGGSLRRVVRGGCCNDSSDNYTLVYHRFCINPARSMLNNLVGVRLVGF, from the coding sequence ATGGCATACAGTAATTCGAATAGCGCTTGTACAGCAGCAATGGATGGATATCCCGCCGATAAAATCTACTCGGTTGACGGCATACGTTTTACGATGAAATCGATAGCTGCCGTAACGGGCGGGCTTGTACGGTATAGTAACGAATTTAATATTGACAGAAAATATGCGATAGACTTGAGCGCATACCGGATAGGCGAAACACTCGTAACGCAGGAATTGTGGCAGGCTGTGATGGGGAATAATCCAAGTTTTTTTGACGGTACCGGAGGAAAAAAGAAATCCGGACTAAAAGAAGTTGATACGGCACCCGCAATCGGAGAAGAGCAGCCTAAGCGTCCGGTAGAAAACGTCAACTGGTATCAAGCGGTTGCCTTCTGTAATAAGCTCAGTATCAAACTGGGGCAGGAACCGTGCTATACAGTCTTCAAAGATGAAAAGCCGATCGATTTTAAGACGCTAGCGGTTGAGGAAGTTCCTACGAAAGAAGATACTGATTGGGATGATGCCGTATTGGACATGAACAAGAACGGATTCAGGCTGCCGACGGAAGCTGAATGGACGTGGGCCGCACAAGGCGGCACAAAGTTCAAATGGGCAGGTATTGGCACCAAACGGAAACTGAAAAACTACGCATGGTACGAAAAAAACAGTAATGGGATAACGCACGAAGTAAAAAAGAAATTGCCCAACGGGTACGGGCTGTATGATATGAGCGGAAATGTGTGGGAGTGGTGCTGGGATTACTACAACTATATTCCCAATCCGCTCCCGAAAAATTATGCAGGGAGGTCTTCCGGCGGTTCTCTGCGGCGGGTGGTACGCGGCGGCTGCTGTAACGATTCTTCGGATAACTACACGCTTGTGTATCACCGCTTCTGCATCAATCCTGCTCGAAGTATGTTGAATAATCTGGTAGGGGTGCGTTTAGTAGGCTTTTGA
- a CDS encoding formylglycine-generating enzyme family protein: MKVAETMMDKNSGDMVYTVGGISFTMKLIPSATNGHIGNRHDADNEPHTVSLASYRIGETLITQELWLAVMGNNPSFFTGSPAKKEAQCKRPVDCINWYQAIAFCNKLSIALELEPCYTVSVNGELIDLQILTADSIPASNNADWNNVVLDMSKSGFRLPTEAEWEWAARGGSNSDDSMWGEVESGIDMEEYAWILENSDSKTHGVIQ; the protein is encoded by the coding sequence ATGAAAGTGGCGGAAACTATGATGGATAAAAATTCGGGTGATATGGTTTATACGGTTGGCGGTATAAGTTTTACGATGAAGCTGATACCATCCGCAACTAACGGGCATATTGGGAATCGCCATGATGCAGACAATGAACCGCATACTGTTAGTCTAGCTTCATACCGGATAGGAGAAACCTTGATAACACAGGAATTGTGGCTTGCGGTGATGGGTAACAATCCGAGTTTTTTTACCGGCAGTCCTGCAAAAAAGGAAGCACAGTGCAAGCGTCCTGTTGACTGCATTAACTGGTATCAGGCTATAGCCTTTTGCAATAAACTCAGCATCGCCCTGGAGCTTGAGCCATGCTATACGGTCAGCGTCAATGGCGAGCTTATTGATTTGCAAATACTCACCGCTGATTCTATTCCCGCATCAAATAATGCTGACTGGAATAATGTTGTATTGGATATGAGTAAAAGCGGTTTCAGACTGCCGACGGAAGCTGAATGGGAATGGGCTGCAAGAGGCGGTTCAAACAGCGATGACAGTATGTGGGGTGAAGTAGAGAGCGGTATAGATATGGAAGAATATGCATGGATATTGGAAAACAGCGACAGCAAAACGCATGGAGTGATACAATAA
- a CDS encoding transposase translates to MKRYDENFKIEALKLSDEIGVKKACEQLNVNYGTLAGWRKQRVKKNKEGKSTDADIQRENSRLKKEIAELKSANEILKDALGFFVQDRKK, encoded by the coding sequence ATGAAACGGTACGATGAGAACTTTAAAATCGAGGCATTGAAGCTGTCGGACGAGATCGGAGTGAAGAAGGCGTGTGAACAGCTTAATGTGAACTACGGAACATTAGCAGGCTGGAGAAAGCAGCGGGTAAAGAAAAACAAAGAAGGAAAAAGTACAGATGCTGATATTCAAAGAGAGAACAGCCGCCTCAAGAAAGAAATAGCCGAGCTTAAAAGTGCGAATGAGATACTCAAGGATGCACTCGGTTTTTTCGTTCAAGACCGGAAGAAATAG
- a CDS encoding IS3 family transposase, whose translation MHHRTADKQFSARMLCAVLPVSESGFYKWKRNRKKVKAWQKLLAQMHKILDEDEENKNYGVRRMQIALEQRGIKRSLSTVRRAMARGNLLHEDRKSPDGLTKADKKAMRPQNIIKQDFSAQEPLRKLLTDITQIPCKDGKLYVSPLFDCYNGEIISLAMDTNMKKELCIKTITEAYKNFDIPSGAIIHSDCGSQYTSDEYKKTLGQLHAVQSMSGVGKCWDNARMESWFATLKKEKIYQLDTTKLTVEEVKTIVWRYTFAYYNTKRITTVNPDGLPPLVYRKTAAKKSAA comes from the coding sequence ATCCACCACCGTACTGCTGACAAGCAATTTTCAGCACGGATGCTGTGCGCTGTTCTTCCGGTCAGCGAAAGCGGTTTTTATAAATGGAAGAGAAACAGGAAAAAAGTGAAAGCATGGCAGAAACTGCTCGCTCAAATGCATAAAATTCTCGATGAGGATGAAGAAAACAAGAACTATGGGGTGAGGCGTATGCAGATAGCACTTGAACAACGGGGCATTAAGCGTTCATTGTCGACGGTAAGACGCGCGATGGCACGAGGAAATCTGCTGCATGAAGACAGAAAAAGCCCTGACGGTCTTACAAAAGCCGACAAAAAGGCGATGAGACCGCAGAATATCATCAAACAAGACTTTAGTGCACAAGAGCCTTTGAGAAAATTGCTGACGGATATAACTCAGATACCATGCAAAGATGGAAAGCTGTACGTATCACCTCTTTTTGACTGCTATAATGGGGAGATCATTTCTCTTGCAATGGACACAAACATGAAAAAGGAACTATGTATAAAAACGATAACGGAGGCATACAAGAATTTTGATATACCAAGTGGAGCGATAATTCACAGCGATTGCGGAAGCCAGTATACAAGCGATGAGTACAAAAAGACGCTCGGACAGCTGCATGCGGTGCAGAGTATGAGTGGAGTTGGGAAATGCTGGGATAATGCCCGGATGGAAAGCTGGTTTGCAACGCTGAAAAAGGAAAAGATCTATCAGCTTGATACAACAAAACTGACCGTGGAGGAGGTCAAGACAATCGTCTGGAGATACACGTTTGCTTATTACAACACGAAACGTATCACGACAGTAAATCCCGATGGCTTACCTCCACTGGTATACAGGAAAACAGCAGCTAAAAAAAGTGCTGCTTAA
- a CDS encoding ATP-binding cassette domain-containing protein, whose protein sequence is MVMQDTGNQLFTESVLDEVLISLKKGTANEKETAMEIIRNLDLADFADRHPQSLSGGQKQRLAIACALASGRDLLLLDEPTSGLDYVHMKETAALLEKLRSMGTTILVVTHDSELIRACCTRRITV, encoded by the coding sequence ATGGTTATGCAGGATACCGGCAATCAGCTTTTTACAGAAAGTGTACTGGATGAGGTTCTTATCAGCCTGAAAAAAGGAACAGCAAATGAGAAAGAAACGGCAATGGAAATCATAAGAAATCTTGATTTGGCGGACTTTGCCGATCGTCATCCGCAGAGCCTTTCCGGCGGACAAAAACAGCGGCTCGCCATTGCCTGCGCCCTTGCATCCGGGCGGGACTTACTGCTTCTTGACGAACCGACCAGCGGCCTTGATTATGTGCACATGAAAGAAACCGCCGCGTTGCTGGAAAAACTTCGATCAATGGGCACAACAATTCTCGTTGTAACCCATGACAGCGAACTTATCCGCGCCTGCTGCACGAGGCGTATAACCGTATAA
- a CDS encoding methyltransferase family protein, protein MEKDLCFKALLKFSLGVVAIGILLFLPAGTFHYWKAWLLMGILFIPMLFAGIVLLLKNPDLLKKRLNTKESQAEQRLVINLSAAMFLLGFVLAGLNFRFGWIIAPDWLSWTGTAIFLLSYMLYAEVLKENAYLSRTVEVQKGQKVVDTGLYGIVRHPMYTITIFLFLSMPLVLGSLISFVVFLAYPVIIAKRIINEEAVLEKDLDGYTEYKKKVKYKIIPYLW, encoded by the coding sequence ATGGAAAAAGATTTATGCTTTAAAGCACTGTTAAAGTTTTCTCTCGGCGTGGTGGCCATAGGAATTTTATTGTTTTTGCCTGCAGGAACTTTTCATTATTGGAAAGCATGGTTGTTGATGGGGATATTATTTATTCCGATGCTCTTCGCAGGAATTGTATTACTGTTGAAAAATCCGGACTTGCTCAAAAAACGCTTGAATACAAAAGAATCGCAAGCGGAACAACGTCTGGTGATAAACTTAAGTGCCGCAATGTTTCTTTTGGGATTTGTTTTAGCCGGATTGAATTTCCGCTTCGGATGGATAATAGCACCCGATTGGTTGTCATGGACAGGTACCGCTATATTTCTGCTTTCATATATGCTTTATGCGGAAGTATTAAAGGAGAATGCCTACTTATCACGAACGGTTGAAGTCCAAAAGGGGCAAAAGGTCGTTGATACCGGATTGTATGGGATCGTTCGCCATCCTATGTATACCATAACGATTTTTTTATTTCTGTCGATGCCTTTGGTGCTGGGTTCTCTTATCTCTTTTGTCGTTTTTCTTGCATATCCTGTCATTATTGCAAAAAGAATTATAAACGAAGAAGCAGTGCTTGAAAAAGATTTAGACGGATACACCGAATATAAAAAGAAGGTAAAATACAAAATCATTCCGTATCTGTGGTGA
- a CDS encoding carboxylesterase family protein, protein MKTVQTEIGRVYADIVGKTEEGRTVYSILGVPYAQGKRFEYAKILNKKDYTPETVINRTETVCFPQRKYPLFLNILMKHHMLRPEFQPLKDTQTENAFVVNIWAPDNFTKKKPVLVFLHGGGEGSGTVPIYTMAHIAEQGIIAVTITYRIGNFGYMPVFEKGEVRGSLSYLDQQAALTWLHNNINSFGGDNTNITLMGHCGGAVAALYHYLNPLSNKLFHKLMLCAGNVPILSEYDFAKNEYEKMLSKNHLNGLEDLKKLSAKKLMKLKGGQNDIIDGKFFTEHPMNLLERGSFPCMPVLIGSNKDEFSMIELPMYYKALGITKNKEHLKEFLLKKYGEFADSLESELKPEANGIVDLQIQIMELLVFHSSALFLMEKIGEKSPVYGYRMNYIPNLYNGLRGSYHGAELAFFFGTIDNMNIHITDENKAAVIAIQKDWIQFIKFGKIEGRPLFNETGKITEYDKDIKTIPFPHANLIHHIQKSGIADKLRKEYIQNRR, encoded by the coding sequence ATGAAAACAGTACAGACAGAAATCGGCAGAGTATATGCGGATATAGTCGGAAAAACGGAAGAAGGCAGGACAGTGTATTCTATATTGGGCGTCCCCTATGCACAAGGAAAAAGATTTGAATATGCAAAAATTCTTAATAAAAAAGACTATACACCGGAAACAGTAATTAACCGAACGGAGACAGTATGCTTTCCGCAGAGAAAATATCCGCTGTTTTTAAATATTTTAATGAAACATCATATGCTGCGTCCGGAATTTCAACCGTTAAAGGATACCCAAACGGAAAATGCATTTGTAGTAAATATATGGGCGCCTGACAATTTTACGAAAAAGAAACCGGTGCTTGTATTTTTACACGGCGGAGGAGAAGGATCGGGAACGGTTCCGATATACACAATGGCGCATATTGCCGAGCAAGGTATTATAGCGGTTACAATTACTTATCGAATAGGAAACTTCGGCTATATGCCTGTTTTTGAAAAAGGAGAAGTAAGAGGGTCGCTTTCCTACCTTGATCAGCAAGCAGCTTTAACTTGGCTTCATAATAATATCAACTCATTCGGCGGAGATAATACAAACATTACACTTATGGGGCATTGCGGAGGCGCAGTCGCGGCCCTGTATCATTATTTAAATCCGCTGAGTAATAAACTGTTTCATAAACTCATGCTTTGTGCGGGAAATGTCCCGATACTGTCTGAATATGATTTCGCAAAAAATGAATATGAAAAAATGCTGTCAAAAAATCATTTAAACGGACTTGAAGACCTGAAAAAATTGTCGGCTAAAAAATTGATGAAACTAAAAGGAGGTCAAAATGATATCATTGACGGTAAGTTTTTTACAGAGCACCCGATGAATCTGTTGGAACGAGGATCATTCCCTTGTATGCCGGTACTGATAGGGTCAAATAAAGATGAATTTTCCATGATTGAATTACCGATGTACTACAAAGCCCTTGGAATTACAAAGAACAAAGAACATTTAAAAGAATTTCTGTTGAAAAAATACGGAGAATTTGCAGATTCTCTTGAATCCGAACTAAAACCGGAAGCAAACGGAATCGTAGACTTACAAATTCAAATCATGGAGTTGCTTGTATTTCACTCAAGTGCACTGTTCCTCATGGAAAAAATCGGAGAAAAATCTCCCGTATACGGATATAGAATGAATTATATTCCTAATCTATATAATGGACTTCGCGGCTCATATCATGGGGCGGAACTTGCATTTTTCTTCGGCACCATAGATAACATGAATATACACATTACCGATGAAAATAAGGCTGCCGTTATTGCAATTCAAAAGGACTGGATACAGTTTATTAAGTTCGGCAAGATAGAAGGGCGTCCGCTTTTTAATGAAACCGGAAAAATTACAGAATATGATAAAGATATCAAAACCATACCGTTTCCCCATGCAAATCTTATTCACCATATTCAAAAGAGCGGTATTGCCGATAAGCTCAGAAAAGAATATATACAGAACCGTAGATAA
- a CDS encoding YbgA family protein yields the protein MRESNQLKECQKLWAAHKYLVLSKSGSIYNEIREYLKRENAQVRHVLTLIDQAWTLPENRGQVCNAFQHIWGYFKKQATQDEKAEFMYCLEQYRSGQAEQEILLGAVRKLLAVYPNKYLQQSHLLFGEQDETVASRYD from the coding sequence ATGAGAGAATCAAATCAATTAAAAGAATGTCAGAAACTTTGGGCAGCACATAAGTATCTCGTTCTCAGTAAGTCCGGCTCTATTTATAACGAGATTCGCGAGTATTTAAAGCGGGAGAATGCACAAGTGCGGCATGTGTTGACTCTCATTGATCAGGCGTGGACTTTACCGGAGAATCGAGGACAAGTCTGCAACGCGTTTCAGCATATCTGGGGATATTTTAAGAAGCAGGCTACTCAGGATGAAAAGGCGGAGTTTATGTATTGTTTGGAGCAATATCGCAGCGGTCAGGCGGAACAGGAAATTTTGCTGGGCGCTGTTCGCAAGCTCCTTGCAGTCTACCCTAACAAGTATTTGCAGCAATCGCATCTATTATTCGGAGAACAAGATGAGACTGTGGCATCAAGATATGATTAA
- a CDS encoding GrpB family protein, translating into MWRGKLARHIIVVAYDPRWVEQYNSEALKIKGILQDNCVTIHHIGSTAVKGLYAKPIIDIMPVVHSLEEVDGVSTEFEKIGYEYMGEFGIKGRRYLRKGGNDRTHHIHIFCEDNTADISRHLAVRDYLRTHKDVCEKYSALKRTLAQKYPYDIDSYCDGKASFVRQMEKNAVIWKEQAT; encoded by the coding sequence TTGTGGAGGGGTAAACTGGCACGGCATATTATTGTAGTTGCATATGACCCGAGATGGGTTGAGCAATATAATTCAGAAGCATTAAAAATAAAAGGGATCTTGCAAGATAACTGCGTTACAATTCATCATATAGGCAGTACAGCTGTTAAAGGACTTTATGCAAAACCAATCATTGATATTATGCCTGTTGTGCATAGCCTTGAAGAAGTAGATGGGGTCAGCACTGAATTTGAGAAAATCGGCTATGAATATATGGGCGAGTTCGGAATCAAAGGACGACGCTATTTGCGCAAAGGCGGCAACGACAGGACGCATCATATTCATATTTTTTGCGAAGACAATACTGCTGATATAAGCCGCCATTTGGCAGTCAGAGACTATCTCAGAACGCACAAAGATGTTTGCGAAAAGTATTCTGCCTTAAAACGCACGCTTGCCCAAAAATATCCCTACGATATAGACAGCTACTGCGACGGAAAAGCTTCTTTTGTTCGACAGATGGAAAAGAATGCTGTAATATGGAAAGAACAGGCAACATAA
- a CDS encoding type II toxin-antitoxin system RelB/DinJ family antitoxin has product MKTAVLQTRIDKTLKQDADAFFESIGMDTTTAIRIFLKQTLIQRKIPFEIVQDNSFYSDNNIKALEHSKAQMENGQHSIRELVEV; this is encoded by the coding sequence ATGAAAACAGCAGTTTTACAAACACGGATAGATAAAACGCTCAAACAGGATGCAGATGCTTTTTTCGAATCAATCGGAATGGATACGACAACTGCGATACGTATCTTTTTAAAGCAAACGTTAATCCAGCGTAAAATCCCCTTTGAAATCGTTCAAGATAATTCTTTTTATTCGGATAACAATATAAAGGCTTTGGAACATTCTAAAGCTCAAATGGAAAATGGGCAGCATTCAATCCGTGAGCTTGTCGAGGTGTAA
- a CDS encoding Txe/YoeB family addiction module toxin — protein MGHPEPLKGNLSGYWSRAIDEKHRLVYKIEDGLIKIIQCKNQQPRRRASGYVVLIRWLQSAFIPFITAQSAGG, from the coding sequence ATAGGCCATCCTGAACCCTTAAAAGGAAATCTGAGTGGTTATTGGTCCCGAGCAATAGATGAGAAACATCGTCTCGTTTATAAAATTGAAGATGGACTGATTAAAATTATTCAGTGTAAAAATCAACAACCCCGACGCAGAGCATCGGGGTATGTTGTTCTTATAAGGTGGTTGCAGTCGGCTTTCATACCCTTTATTACGGCGCAGAGCGCAGGGGGATGA
- a CDS encoding ATP-binding protein, with translation MSFPRKLPIGIQSFKDLREKGFLYVDKTEYLFRLINSSKVYFLSRPRRFGKSLFLSTLSAYFRGQKKLFKDLYLEKAEEEQAVLENRPAWQEYPVLYLDFNTKNYTDEQALVDILNLHLDEWEAHYSIPKTAAAPEDRFRLLTAALFKQTGKQVVILVDEYDKPLLQTMGVNEALNEQYRNELKAFYSVIKTCDEYIRFAFLTGVTKFSKISIFSDLNNLRDISLEKHYAGICGISQKELEANFQPEIQVLADSQDLTYPETLTALQQWYDGYCFAPAGEGMYNPFSLLNAFAKERFGSYWFETGTPTFLVNFLKEAHYFIPDLDGQVVLTESELQTYRAIAQEPFPILFQSGYLTIKEYIKEARLYRLGFPNDEVRYGFLENLLPAYAAVPFGETGKSVWQFVEDVRKGNVNGFMERMQSLIAGISYDNFSNKELKLREQNYQTAVYLIFKLMGQFVQTEVHCSTGRADCAVYTADSIYLFEFKLSGSGSAEDALEQIKENAYAAQYKTSGKKIVLIGTSFSEETRTIKDWKTEILEN, from the coding sequence ATGAGTTTTCCACGAAAATTGCCGATAGGTATACAGAGTTTTAAAGATTTACGGGAAAAAGGTTTTCTCTATGTGGATAAAACAGAATACCTTTTTCGGCTAATAAATAGCAGTAAGGTCTATTTCCTCAGCCGTCCACGGCGGTTTGGCAAGAGTTTGTTCCTTTCGACATTATCTGCGTACTTCCGTGGGCAAAAAAAGCTGTTCAAAGACTTGTATCTTGAAAAGGCTGAAGAAGAACAAGCAGTATTGGAAAACAGACCCGCATGGCAGGAATATCCGGTACTATATCTTGATTTTAATACAAAAAATTATACGGATGAGCAGGCGCTTGTAGATATTTTAAACCTCCATCTGGACGAATGGGAAGCCCATTATTCTATACCAAAAACAGCCGCAGCACCGGAAGATCGGTTTAGATTGCTTACTGCGGCTCTTTTTAAGCAGACCGGCAAGCAAGTAGTTATTCTTGTTGATGAATACGACAAACCGCTCCTGCAAACGATGGGCGTAAATGAAGCCTTGAACGAGCAATACCGAAACGAACTCAAAGCTTTTTACTCCGTCATTAAAACCTGTGATGAATACATCCGTTTTGCCTTTTTAACCGGTGTTACCAAATTCAGCAAAATCAGTATTTTCAGTGATCTGAATAACCTCCGGGATATATCGCTGGAGAAACATTATGCGGGCATTTGCGGTATATCCCAAAAAGAATTGGAAGCAAATTTTCAACCTGAAATACAAGTGCTCGCCGATAGTCAAGACTTAACCTATCCGGAAACATTGACTGCCTTGCAGCAATGGTATGACGGATACTGTTTTGCACCTGCAGGGGAAGGCATGTATAATCCCTTTAGCTTATTAAATGCGTTTGCAAAGGAAAGATTTGGAAGTTACTGGTTTGAAACGGGAACCCCGACGTTTTTAGTGAATTTTCTCAAAGAAGCACACTACTTTATCCCTGACTTGGATGGACAGGTTGTACTCACTGAATCGGAGTTGCAAACATACCGAGCCATTGCACAAGAGCCGTTCCCCATTTTATTCCAGTCGGGCTATTTAACCATTAAAGAATACATTAAAGAAGCACGGCTCTATCGATTGGGCTTTCCCAATGATGAAGTCCGGTACGGTTTCTTGGAGAATCTGCTGCCAGCTTACGCTGCGGTACCGTTTGGTGAGACGGGAAAATCAGTATGGCAGTTTGTGGAAGATGTCCGCAAAGGGAATGTAAACGGCTTTATGGAACGGATGCAGTCGCTTATCGCCGGTATCTCGTATGACAACTTTAGTAATAAAGAGCTGAAATTGCGGGAACAAAACTACCAGACAGCGGTGTATCTCATCTTTAAACTGATGGGGCAGTTTGTACAGACGGAAGTGCACTGTAGTACCGGTCGTGCGGACTGTGCGGTATACACTGCTGATAGTATCTATCTTTTCGAATTTAAACTCTCCGGTAGCGGCAGTGCGGAAGATGCACTTGAGCAGATCAAAGAGAATGCCTACGCCGCACAGTATAAGACAAGCGGAAAGAAGATTGTGCTGATTGGGACGAGCTTTAGCGAAGAGACGAGGACGATTAAGGATTGGAAAACCGAAATACTTGAAAACTAA
- a CDS encoding TIGR02328 family protein, with protein MRLWHQDMINKLPRQQLLGQHRECCALRGNGWGRQHATVNYVFRYSPYLLYCYHRLIMAEMNRRGYRVSPEWLDKDYRGKRCPAYNNLAVIEVPGPIYTEHDDCYYRECLKNLETKGIHLD; from the coding sequence ATGAGACTTTGGCATCAAGATATGATTAACAAACTCCCGCGTCAACAGCTGTTGGGACAACATAGAGAGTGTTGTGCCTTGCGCGGAAACGGCTGGGGCAGGCAGCATGCAACTGTCAATTATGTTTTTCGTTATTCACCCTATCTCCTTTATTGTTATCACCGACTCATTATGGCAGAGATGAATCGGCGAGGCTACAGGGTCAGTCCGGAGTGGTTGGACAAAGACTATCGCGGCAAAAGATGTCCGGCATATAACAATTTAGCCGTCATCGAAGTACCCGGCCCCATATATACCGAACATGATGATTGCTATTATCGTGAGTGTCTCAAGAATTTGGAAACCAAGGGAATTCATTTGGATTAA
- a CDS encoding DNA topoisomerase, which yields MKQEQKKEIPPLIFNLSALQRAAFSSLFLSSDQTLAIAQTLYEKYQ from the coding sequence ATAAAACAAGAACAAAAAAAAGAAATTCCTCCGCTCATTTTTAATTTAAGTGCACTACAACGTGCTGCCTTTTCTTCTCTTTTCCTTTCTTCCGATCAAACCCTTGCCATTGCACAAACACTCTATGAAAAGTATCAATGA
- a CDS encoding DNA topoisomerase — protein MKRQKKIARQGYARQKADWLVGINISRLLFLHAKTLLSIGRVQTAVLAEIFRRGKEIADFIPTPYCEYSVKIASSEAIFTAKAYKKNEAALITTAFQNDCFTPDRFSKNR, from the coding sequence TTGAAGCGTCAAAAAAAAATCGCTCGTCAAGGCTATGCCCGCCAAAAAGCCGATTGGCTTGTCGGAATCAATATTTCCCGTCTGTTATTCCTCCATGCAAAAACACTCCTTTCGATCGGAAGAGTGCAGACAGCCGTACTTGCCGAAATATTCAGACGAGGAAAAGAAATCGCCGACTTTATCCCAACTCCTTATTGTGAGTACAGTGTGAAAATAGCCTCAAGTGAGGCTATTTTCACTGCAAAGGCCTATAAAAAAAATGAAGCCGCCTTAATTACAACTGCTTTTCAAAACGACTGTTTTACTCCTGACCGGTTTTCAAAAAACCGGTAG